One region of Thermodesulfovibrionales bacterium genomic DNA includes:
- a CDS encoding galactose-1-phosphate uridylyltransferase, which produces MHELRKDPLLGRWVAVLNDSKPPEAYDATTEKRNETSCVLCAGNETKTPKEIASVREDGKWWARVIPNFEPVFQIEGELGRKGLGMYDKMNGIGANELIVETPEHTKQPEDIGVEQVMRVLRLYRERIADLERDPRLRYTLIYKDSGRSAGASFTHPHSEIAATPVIPKQVKEELDGAKQYFVYKERCIFCDMMREELRFGDRIISETRDFLVFSPFAPRFPFEFWVLPKKHSCAFQDISDAETEDLGLTLSRMLKNMRSILKDPPYSYVLHTAPNRVPRRNHWHTLGEDFHWHIEIMPRLLRTSGFEWGSGFHILTTSPEDAAKYLREA; this is translated from the coding sequence ATGCATGAGCTGCGAAAAGACCCGCTGCTCGGCAGATGGGTGGCCGTCCTGAACGACTCAAAACCACCGGAAGCATACGATGCCACGACCGAAAAAAGGAACGAGACATCCTGCGTCCTCTGTGCCGGCAACGAAACAAAGACCCCGAAAGAAATAGCCTCGGTACGGGAAGACGGGAAATGGTGGGCACGGGTCATCCCAAATTTCGAGCCTGTTTTCCAGATTGAGGGTGAACTCGGACGAAAAGGCCTCGGGATGTATGACAAGATGAACGGCATCGGTGCGAACGAGTTAATCGTCGAGACCCCGGAACACACAAAACAACCGGAGGATATCGGAGTGGAACAAGTCATGAGGGTTCTCAGGCTTTACCGGGAGAGGATCGCTGACCTCGAAAGAGACCCGAGGCTGCGTTACACCCTTATCTACAAGGATTCCGGAAGGTCGGCCGGCGCTTCGTTTACCCACCCCCATTCCGAAATTGCGGCAACGCCGGTAATCCCCAAACAGGTCAAGGAAGAGCTTGACGGAGCCAAACAGTACTTTGTCTATAAGGAGAGGTGTATCTTCTGCGACATGATGCGTGAAGAGCTGAGGTTCGGCGACAGGATAATATCTGAAACGAGAGACTTCCTTGTCTTCAGCCCCTTCGCCCCGAGGTTTCCCTTTGAGTTCTGGGTACTGCCGAAGAAGCATAGTTGCGCATTCCAGGACATCAGTGACGCGGAAACAGAGGACCTCGGACTCACCCTCTCTCGCATGCTCAAGAACATGAGGTCCATTTTGAAGGACCCTCCGTACAGTTATGTCCTCCATACCGCGCCAAACAGGGTTCCACGGCGTAACCACTGGCACACCCTGGGAGAGGATTTTCACTGGCACATCGAGATCATGCCCCGTCTGCTCAGGACAAGCGGATTTGAATGGGGGTCGGGGTTCCATATCCTTACGACATCCCCTGAGGATGCAGCAAAATATTTAAGGGAGGCTTGA
- a CDS encoding ATP-binding protein, whose translation MLKIALAGGNITGSTILSMLRGEPDIKIVGVYERNLETPGVVLAKKWGIPVFDNVTLLAKAAEPEIILNVTDDAILSDTIRTLFRHMEVIDASGAKFLWKMIEKQKKAMVELYKAIEDEKRIITITEDISRAEDLPGFMRFVLERALEMTDSPAGSIAMIEDGQMHLLASKGLSKRFSANERWNIMADGLTDLVIRKKEMIEIPDLSKVNYTNNAALMDEGIAAVFVSPIMADGRIFGIMYLDDFKPRQVSERQKRAINLLSRIIGLMTDRSAALQRIREQEGKISELREHLEKKVAERTDELKKTNQELERSSELKSRFINNINHELRTPLNSIIGFSDILLEKTFGELTEDQKRYLRTIQSSGKHLLDIINNCLDLAKIESGKYDMSYETFTVMGVLSEVFTIMQPMAEKKIIDLDLSISSDIEYVTADRVKLKQVLYNLLSNAIKFTPEGGKIGVQIERTEGKGELESQQFVRFSVWDTGIGIGPDDRERIFDEFEQADTALSRKYGGAGLGLALSRKLVELHGGRISVESKLGAGSTFTFVLPLTVPVQEAPAEEAEAVNLNFPWMEERAPLILVVEDDISSAELLTLHLTQAGYKVAHAFDGEEAIEKTKKLRPFAILLDIMLPKKDGWEVLQSLKDDESTAHIPVLIHSVIDNKELAFALGATDYLMKPLEKEILLDRLEGLGILRYKKRPVTVLIIQAADGLDSLKEPSQSQEFLIYSAQEGRRGIELASALMPDVILLDFLLPDMLGFDVIKELKENPSTKKIPIFILT comes from the coding sequence ATGCTTAAGATTGCCCTCGCGGGCGGGAACATAACCGGGAGCACCATACTTTCCATGCTGCGGGGTGAGCCCGATATAAAGATCGTCGGGGTTTACGAAAGAAACCTCGAGACCCCCGGGGTAGTCCTCGCAAAGAAATGGGGAATTCCTGTCTTCGATAACGTCACGCTTCTTGCAAAGGCCGCCGAGCCCGAAATTATTCTCAATGTTACCGATGACGCGATATTGAGCGATACGATACGGACGCTCTTTAGGCACATGGAGGTTATCGACGCATCGGGTGCAAAGTTTCTCTGGAAGATGATAGAGAAACAGAAGAAGGCGATGGTCGAACTCTACAAGGCTATAGAGGACGAAAAAAGGATTATCACGATCACTGAAGACATCTCCCGGGCAGAAGACCTCCCCGGATTCATGAGATTCGTTCTCGAAAGGGCACTGGAGATGACCGATTCGCCCGCAGGAAGCATCGCGATGATAGAGGACGGACAGATGCATCTCCTCGCGTCCAAGGGCCTGAGCAAGAGGTTCTCCGCTAATGAACGCTGGAATATCATGGCCGACGGCTTGACGGATCTCGTCATCAGGAAAAAGGAGATGATCGAGATACCCGATCTCTCGAAGGTCAATTATACGAACAACGCCGCGCTCATGGATGAAGGGATCGCAGCGGTTTTTGTTTCTCCGATCATGGCAGACGGACGTATCTTCGGCATCATGTACCTCGACGATTTCAAACCCCGACAGGTCTCTGAGAGACAGAAACGGGCCATCAATCTCCTCTCGAGGATCATCGGCCTCATGACGGACAGAAGCGCCGCGCTCCAGAGAATCAGGGAACAGGAGGGAAAGATCTCGGAACTCCGTGAACACCTCGAAAAGAAGGTGGCGGAGAGGACAGATGAACTCAAAAAGACGAATCAGGAGCTTGAGAGATCGAGTGAGTTGAAGTCACGATTCATCAACAATATAAACCATGAACTGAGAACGCCCCTGAACTCGATCATAGGATTTTCCGATATCCTGCTCGAGAAGACCTTCGGTGAACTCACGGAGGACCAGAAGAGATACTTGCGGACGATCCAGTCATCGGGCAAGCATCTCCTCGATATTATCAACAATTGTCTGGACCTCGCAAAGATCGAGTCAGGCAAATACGATATGAGCTATGAGACCTTCACGGTGATGGGGGTGCTCTCCGAGGTCTTCACCATAATGCAGCCGATGGCCGAGAAGAAGATCATCGATCTCGACCTCTCAATAAGCAGTGACATCGAATACGTCACCGCCGACAGGGTCAAACTGAAACAGGTCCTCTATAACCTCCTCTCAAATGCTATTAAGTTTACGCCGGAGGGGGGAAAGATCGGGGTTCAGATTGAAAGGACGGAGGGAAAGGGTGAACTGGAGAGTCAGCAGTTCGTGAGATTTTCCGTTTGGGATACCGGCATAGGGATCGGTCCAGACGATAGAGAGAGGATATTCGATGAATTCGAACAGGCGGACACGGCGCTGTCGAGGAAGTACGGGGGTGCCGGGCTCGGCCTCGCACTATCGAGGAAGCTTGTTGAACTCCACGGGGGCAGGATATCCGTCGAGAGCAAACTCGGCGCGGGGAGTACGTTCACCTTTGTGTTACCGCTGACCGTGCCCGTCCAGGAAGCGCCTGCCGAGGAGGCGGAAGCAGTGAACCTCAACTTCCCCTGGATGGAAGAGAGGGCACCCCTCATACTCGTCGTAGAGGATGACATTTCGAGTGCGGAACTCCTCACCCTGCACCTCACGCAGGCGGGGTATAAGGTTGCCCATGCCTTTGACGGCGAGGAAGCTATAGAAAAAACAAAGAAGCTGAGACCGTTCGCGATCCTCCTTGATATCATGCTCCCGAAAAAGGATGGTTGGGAGGTTCTCCAGTCTTTGAAAGACGACGAGTCTACCGCTCATATCCCTGTCCTCATTCATTCCGTAATCGATAATAAGGAACTCGCATTTGCGCTCGGCGCCACGGACTATCTCATGAAACCCCTTGAAAAGGAAATCCTGCTCGACAGGCTTGAAGGCCTCGGTATTCTGCGGTATAAGAAACGGCCGGTGACGGTACTCATCATCCAGGC
- a CDS encoding NAD(P)/FAD-dependent oxidoreductase, producing the protein MKSIRTAVLVVGGGPAGSIAARALAREGIDTVLIEKNLSFIKPCGGGIPSTAFTELQLTESAVTKHVDTIKIISPGGEPVPIRLKDATIAIVNRGDFDSALREETRKSGAWLMEGEFRRFVKVGKTAVSEVSVHGGTVLIEADHVIAADGVNSRVRAALNIQPVTSLLAVSAKIQGPQTDCCEFWFGSSHAPRCYSWVFPQNGGISVGTGSVNNSEIRMLWRRFAERRALKAGTPMTGNGASLRGHRIPLWQGDIFVKDGVFFTGDAAGQVLPLTYEGIYYAMKSAEFAAAAIIEGRRGEYKRLWEKAFGKRFSLMKRLSEFFLRDDNQTERLVQFHKRPEVQDASMRLWLKKDPGRGSILSYMNLFRRLLAWKR; encoded by the coding sequence ATGAAGAGCATAAGAACCGCAGTGTTGGTAGTGGGCGGGGGCCCCGCAGGGTCGATAGCGGCAAGGGCGCTCGCGAGGGAGGGCATTGACACGGTCCTCATCGAGAAGAACCTCTCCTTCATCAAGCCCTGTGGCGGGGGCATTCCGTCTACTGCCTTTACCGAGCTGCAGTTGACTGAGAGCGCCGTCACGAAGCACGTGGATACGATCAAGATCATCTCTCCCGGGGGGGAACCCGTTCCTATCCGATTGAAGGATGCCACAATAGCCATCGTTAACAGGGGGGATTTCGACTCGGCCCTCAGGGAGGAAACGCGGAAGTCCGGGGCATGGCTCATGGAAGGGGAATTCAGGCGCTTCGTGAAGGTCGGTAAGACGGCAGTCTCGGAAGTGTCGGTGCATGGCGGGACAGTTCTGATTGAAGCCGATCATGTCATAGCGGCTGACGGGGTCAACTCACGGGTCCGGGCAGCGCTCAACATCCAACCTGTCACGTCTCTCCTCGCGGTCTCGGCGAAGATACAGGGGCCGCAGACGGATTGCTGCGAATTCTGGTTCGGTTCCTCCCACGCTCCGCGCTGCTACTCATGGGTCTTTCCGCAAAACGGAGGCATATCCGTAGGGACAGGATCCGTCAATAACAGCGAGATAAGAATGCTCTGGAGGCGTTTTGCCGAGAGAAGGGCGTTGAAGGCAGGGACCCCTATGACGGGAAACGGGGCTTCTTTACGCGGTCATCGGATACCTCTCTGGCAGGGTGACATCTTTGTAAAGGACGGGGTATTCTTTACGGGAGACGCGGCCGGTCAGGTGCTGCCGCTGACCTATGAAGGAATCTATTATGCGATGAAGTCTGCAGAATTTGCAGCAGCGGCGATCATTGAAGGAAGGAGAGGGGAGTATAAGCGCCTCTGGGAAAAAGCCTTCGGCAAACGGTTTTCGCTCATGAAACGCCTTTCGGAATTCTTCCTGAGGGACGACAACCAGACAGAACGGCTCGTTCAGTTCCACAAGAGACCGGAGGTGCAGGACGCATCCATGAGGCTCTGGCTCAAGAAGGATCCGGGGAGAGGAAGTATCCTCTCTTACATGAACCTTTTCAGAAGATTACTTGCTTGGAAACGTTGA
- a CDS encoding Mov34/MPN/PAD-1 family protein, with protein MRVYLSENAFIDILLSSAEVYKRECLGYLLGYRLEDRFIVEHAFSFQTANRRHKGVIVHDKNHKRIAPILERFDRLQIIGDFHSHTQFGTTKGLPIPSEEDIEGMKKGLVYLIIAINNNEKTVGWGENRDGTISGSVGDFFFKVSAYFMNRNMFKRAKIHCPFPPSFLNPNRSPAVS; from the coding sequence ATGAGAGTATATCTGTCAGAGAATGCGTTTATCGACATTCTCCTCAGCTCGGCTGAGGTGTATAAGAGGGAATGCCTTGGCTATCTTCTCGGGTACCGGCTGGAGGACCGGTTCATCGTCGAGCATGCCTTCAGTTTTCAAACGGCGAATAGGAGGCACAAAGGTGTTATCGTTCATGACAAAAACCATAAGAGGATAGCGCCGATCCTCGAGAGATTCGACAGGCTCCAGATTATCGGTGATTTCCATTCACATACCCAGTTTGGCACGACGAAAGGGCTCCCGATACCGAGCGAAGAGGACATAGAAGGAATGAAGAAGGGTCTCGTCTACCTCATCATTGCGATCAATAATAACGAGAAGACCGTGGGATGGGGTGAAAACAGAGACGGTACGATCTCCGGTTCCGTAGGCGACTTCTTCTTCAAGGTTTCAGCCTACTTTATGAACCGGAATATGTTCAAGAGAGCGAAGATCCATTGCCCCTTTCCGCCGAGTTTTCTAAACCCGAACCGTTCTCCTGCCGTCAGTTAA
- a CDS encoding biotin--[acetyl-CoA-carboxylase] ligase, which yields MEQLPALIKGTIGRNLVVLRTVVSTNTFAMELGGTGAPHGTVVIAESQTKGKGRLGRTWASLSGTNIYMSLILRPGITSGNATFLTMAASIACARALREGTALPITIKWPNDLMIGNKKVGGILTEIKSAGERIIFAVIGIGINANADGDAFPPELRDTATSLKIEASREQQKDVLVAGILNEMACWYDALMGDERKVMLDEWRRLSSTLGKTVRVTTGAEVLTGTAEDIDEHGMLLLKVRTGEIRTIHTGDLTILQQNGK from the coding sequence ATGGAGCAGCTACCAGCCCTGATCAAGGGAACAATCGGGAGGAACCTGGTCGTCCTCAGGACAGTCGTTTCTACTAATACCTTTGCCATGGAATTGGGCGGGACCGGGGCGCCCCATGGAACGGTGGTCATTGCCGAGAGTCAGACGAAGGGCAAGGGGAGACTCGGGAGAACGTGGGCATCTCTCTCCGGGACCAATATTTACATGAGCCTGATTCTCAGGCCCGGCATCACGTCGGGGAATGCAACGTTTCTGACAATGGCGGCGTCGATTGCCTGCGCGCGTGCATTGAGAGAAGGGACGGCGCTTCCGATAACGATAAAATGGCCCAATGACCTGATGATTGGGAATAAGAAAGTGGGAGGCATTCTCACCGAGATTAAATCAGCCGGCGAACGTATCATCTTTGCCGTGATCGGCATCGGGATCAACGCGAATGCAGACGGCGACGCCTTCCCTCCGGAATTGAGGGATACGGCAACGTCTCTCAAGATAGAGGCATCGAGGGAACAGCAGAAGGATGTCCTCGTCGCGGGTATACTCAATGAGATGGCATGCTGGTACGATGCTCTCATGGGAGACGAGAGGAAGGTAATGCTCGATGAATGGCGCCGCCTCTCCTCAACACTCGGGAAGACTGTTAGGGTCACGACCGGAGCCGAAGTCCTCACCGGAACCGCCGAAGATATAGATGAGCATGGCATGTTACTCCTCAAGGTACGGACAGGCGAAATCAGGACGATACATACAGGAGATCTCACGATTCTTCAACAGAACGGGAAATAG
- a CDS encoding universal stress protein: MEIKRILFPTDFSEGSAHAVPYVVDLTKHYQARLYVVHVLYDIAKGTGFYVPHVNIEELYSDMERNALKECEKWCCEELRGYKEIEYRILKGIPHEEILKFADENTIDILITGTHSRKGLDRIIFGSTAERIVRNARCPVLTVGAPR; the protein is encoded by the coding sequence ATGGAAATTAAGAGAATTCTTTTCCCGACAGATTTTTCGGAAGGCTCCGCACACGCCGTCCCCTATGTTGTGGATCTGACAAAGCATTACCAGGCGCGGCTCTACGTCGTTCACGTCCTCTATGATATAGCGAAAGGAACCGGATTTTATGTGCCCCATGTTAATATAGAAGAGCTCTACAGCGACATGGAACGGAATGCCCTGAAGGAATGCGAGAAGTGGTGTTGTGAAGAGCTGAGAGGGTACAAAGAGATCGAATACCGGATCCTGAAGGGAATCCCTCACGAAGAGATTCTGAAGTTTGCAGACGAGAATACGATTGACATCCTCATTACGGGTACCCACAGCAGAAAGGGACTGGATAGGATTATATTCGGCAGCACCGCGGAACGGATCGTGCGAAATGCACGGTGCCCTGTCCTGACCGTGGGGGCACCACGATGA
- a CDS encoding type III pantothenate kinase — MSMACYSSRYGQAKSGRYIQEISRFFNRTGNRGVLLAVDIGNSFITIGLFSDAILRGRLKIPVRPRRPYRAYESEIKEFLLPFRQSPRRPKPLAGVALSSVVPELSGLISKAVANLSNSDPLMITASMNTGLRFDLSKPFDVGTDRIANAVAAYNLLGSPVIAVDFGSATTLSAVKDDTFIGGSILPGISLMAEALHGGTALLPPLDISPDRISGERRPSAVGKDTPSCMVSGIIYGTAGAVERLVTEMEHEASCNFKVVITGGNAGIMARFLRRGFRMEPDLTLSGLRLIYERNT, encoded by the coding sequence ATGAGCATGGCATGTTACTCCTCAAGGTACGGACAGGCGAAATCAGGACGATACATACAGGAGATCTCACGATTCTTCAACAGAACGGGAAATAGGGGGGTGCTCCTTGCGGTAGATATAGGCAATTCTTTTATCACGATCGGCCTTTTTTCCGATGCGATCCTCAGGGGCAGGCTGAAGATCCCTGTCCGTCCGAGGAGGCCTTATCGGGCATACGAGTCTGAAATCAAGGAATTTCTCCTGCCCTTTCGACAGTCTCCGCGAAGGCCAAAACCGCTTGCAGGGGTTGCGCTATCTTCAGTGGTCCCGGAACTTAGCGGGCTCATTAGTAAAGCAGTTGCCAATTTAAGCAACAGTGACCCGCTAATGATCACTGCCTCCATGAACACAGGTTTGCGTTTCGACCTCTCAAAACCCTTTGATGTCGGCACAGACAGAATCGCAAATGCTGTTGCCGCGTATAATCTCCTTGGATCCCCTGTCATTGCCGTCGATTTCGGTTCGGCGACGACACTCAGCGCGGTTAAGGACGACACCTTTATCGGAGGGTCGATACTGCCGGGGATAAGTCTGATGGCTGAAGCGCTCCATGGCGGCACGGCGCTGCTCCCCCCTCTCGATATAAGCCCCGACCGAATCTCTGGGGAGCGCAGGCCGTCTGCTGTCGGAAAAGACACGCCGAGCTGCATGGTTTCTGGTATTATATACGGTACGGCAGGTGCCGTCGAAAGGCTTGTAACCGAGATGGAACACGAAGCGTCTTGCAACTTCAAGGTCGTAATTACGGGAGGAAACGCCGGAATCATGGCACGGTTTCTCAGGAGAGGCTTCCGCATGGAACCCGATCTGACTCTGAGCGGCCTGAGGTTGATTTATGAAAGGAACACCTGA
- a CDS encoding energy transducer TonB, with translation MKRNRIVRTMRGLLSWRGAIVFSVTVHLLLGLVFFLLPTEKKEKEKPFVTRLVNPDELKQIPEARANPPSASRPSPPVKPADSRIARPSVARPQRQPAQSSPPRQLPIPPSREESDRASGETDKSISQAQSPGSAPSGGQKDGEGLRSLPSQKPGDLGRTVPMPSVREKLFDREVVEKFAKREEQKSENTLTFHNEEFKYRTYMERLREKIEGIWKYPPDAAMRGIYGDLYIRFTIKKNGMLGDMELLRTSGHRSLDEAAQQALRDAQPFWPLPTEWGKDDLTITGHFVYSIYGTYIR, from the coding sequence ATGAAGAGAAACCGCATCGTTAGAACGATGAGAGGACTTCTCTCCTGGAGAGGGGCGATCGTGTTCTCCGTCACGGTCCATCTCTTGCTTGGACTGGTATTCTTCCTCTTGCCGACAGAAAAAAAGGAGAAGGAGAAACCCTTCGTTACCCGGCTCGTGAACCCCGATGAACTGAAGCAGATTCCGGAGGCGCGGGCTAATCCTCCATCCGCTTCGAGACCTTCCCCTCCCGTGAAACCCGCGGATAGTCGTATCGCAAGACCGTCGGTTGCCCGACCTCAGAGGCAGCCTGCACAATCTTCGCCTCCCCGCCAGTTGCCCATTCCGCCTTCCCGCGAGGAGTCTGATAGGGCTTCCGGAGAAACAGACAAAAGCATTTCTCAGGCACAGTCACCCGGAAGTGCTCCATCGGGAGGGCAGAAGGATGGAGAAGGACTTCGCTCTCTGCCTTCTCAAAAACCCGGAGACCTGGGAAGGACTGTCCCGATGCCGTCGGTCAGAGAGAAGCTTTTCGACAGGGAAGTGGTCGAAAAATTCGCCAAGCGGGAGGAACAGAAAAGTGAAAACACGCTCACGTTTCACAATGAAGAATTCAAGTATCGCACGTATATGGAACGGTTGAGAGAGAAGATCGAGGGCATCTGGAAATACCCTCCTGACGCAGCCATGAGGGGCATCTATGGTGATCTCTATATCAGGTTCACGATAAAGAAGAACGGGATGCTCGGAGATATGGAGCTGTTGAGGACTTCCGGACACAGGAGCCTTGATGAAGCGGCCCAGCAGGCGTTACGGGATGCTCAACCGTTCTGGCCCCTGCCGACTGAGTGGGGTAAGGACGACCTCACCATTACCGGCCACTTTGTCTATAGCATCTATGGAACGTATATACGTTAG
- a CDS encoding HD domain-containing phosphohydrolase, translating into MVPTEVLIAEEKPSILVVDDLLPNLELLEAIFTRNGFVVFTALDAYSAIEIFQTQRVDIAVLDVMMPGIDGYELCKTIKEMNEKQFFPVILLTALIDKQSKIIGLESGADDFISKPFDTEELITKVKSLLRLKSLQDDLEHSENVILTLAVAMESRDPYTRGHSTRVGDISKSFAAFLGFGGRVQQQLRKAGILHDIGKIGLSSTLLCKEGNLTEEEFGEIRRHTLIGEEICRPLVSMRDSLPAIRNHHERWDGNGFPDGLRGERIPLHARILSIADSFDAMVSQRPYREGRSVMTALEVLRFERNDGQWDPVLTSQFLEMMQVTGLQRMVNA; encoded by the coding sequence ATGGTTCCCACAGAAGTTCTCATCGCCGAGGAAAAACCTTCCATCCTAGTTGTGGACGACCTCCTACCGAACCTCGAACTCCTCGAAGCGATCTTCACGAGAAACGGCTTCGTCGTTTTTACCGCACTCGACGCATATTCGGCGATCGAAATATTCCAGACACAAAGAGTTGACATAGCCGTTCTTGACGTCATGATGCCGGGGATAGACGGCTACGAACTCTGCAAGACCATAAAAGAGATGAACGAAAAACAGTTCTTTCCCGTTATTCTCCTCACCGCGCTCATTGACAAGCAGAGTAAGATCATCGGCCTTGAAAGCGGTGCCGATGATTTCATCAGCAAGCCGTTCGACACCGAGGAACTCATAACAAAGGTGAAGTCACTGCTGAGGTTGAAGAGCCTCCAGGATGACCTTGAGCATTCCGAAAACGTGATCCTCACCCTCGCCGTGGCTATGGAATCGCGTGATCCCTATACCCGAGGACACTCAACGCGAGTGGGGGACATTTCGAAGTCCTTTGCCGCCTTCCTCGGCTTCGGGGGCAGGGTACAGCAACAGTTGAGGAAGGCAGGCATTCTCCATGATATCGGCAAGATAGGATTGAGTTCCACTCTGCTCTGCAAGGAAGGAAATCTCACGGAGGAGGAGTTCGGGGAAATCAGGCGCCACACCCTCATCGGAGAAGAGATTTGCAGACCCCTCGTTTCGATGCGAGATTCCCTCCCGGCCATTAGGAACCACCACGAGAGGTGGGATGGAAACGGGTTTCCTGACGGGCTGAGAGGCGAAAGAATTCCTTTGCATGCCAGGATCCTCTCGATTGCCGATTCATTCGACGCCATGGTATCGCAGAGACCGTACCGGGAAGGCAGATCTGTTATGACGGCGCTCGAGGTATTAAGGTTCGAAAGGAATGACGGGCAGTGGGACCCGGTTCTCACATCCCAGTTCCTCGAAATGATGCAGGTGACGGGGCTGCAGAGGATGGTCAATGCTTAA